The following proteins are encoded in a genomic region of Synechococcus sp. ROS8604:
- a CDS encoding cupin domain-containing protein yields the protein MAQVEPIEKINGKDLPGLIKGLRDKKTLVDDIRHDGQRVLAARGTRLPGTRTPIHVHDHSGLTCVISGQITDFIEGKKDRIYGAGDCYFMPAGTPMSAANLGSEPVILVDIFVLPPGEVPMKVIESELSK from the coding sequence ATGGCTCAGGTCGAACCTATCGAAAAGATTAACGGAAAGGATCTACCCGGTTTGATCAAAGGATTACGCGACAAGAAAACTCTTGTTGATGATATAAGGCACGATGGGCAAAGAGTTTTGGCTGCTCGCGGCACGCGACTTCCTGGTACACGTACTCCGATTCATGTTCACGATCACTCGGGTCTGACATGCGTTATTTCAGGACAGATAACAGATTTTATTGAAGGTAAGAAAGATCGAATCTATGGAGCTGGAGACTGCTATTTCATGCCTGCCGGTACACCAATGTCGGCGGCTAATCTTGGTAGTGAGCCAGTGATTCTTGTTGACATTTTCGTGCTTCCCCCAGGTGAGGTGCCAATGAAAGTGATTGAGTCTGAGCTTTCCAAGTAA
- a CDS encoding site-specific integrase, with protein MGALAKWEEGFRAAVKTGRQGWTVGNNSGRMRLKIRAKDLRTDSANLPFPWTAEAVGDALLLINRLYPIWMKGEVSMKQAITEASGKSDNLASTVTKTWPQIIESFRISLQEGRNQILDMTYRDNYEPCLNEALRLLRSRTAPADGHVLLQRTLQRWKGKPSSRAACCLALRNLMDHAVSRHKMPAGWQISQTSIRELRGRPAEKKTKATLTDQEALDLIEAVGSRNEGWGNVLRLMVLYGLRPIELQYLAPRLTDQGDLGLWCSYRKISGPNRCDPRWLQPLPLRDSLGETVNWNLCQTLNAGLLELPAGRDGDFRKLNGRYVLNHLNRQPEWKQLKDKYEASGMWLRPYSFRDGYSVRAHRHGIETAQICRAMGHGLAAHSRAYESATDATTKDAFIRATANS; from the coding sequence TTGGGTGCGTTAGCTAAGTGGGAGGAAGGCTTCAGAGCAGCGGTCAAAACAGGGCGTCAAGGTTGGACCGTGGGCAACAACAGTGGACGAATGCGGCTCAAAATTCGAGCAAAAGATCTGCGTACCGATTCAGCCAACCTGCCTTTCCCCTGGACAGCAGAAGCAGTTGGAGACGCTCTTCTTCTGATCAATCGCCTCTATCCCATTTGGATGAAGGGCGAGGTCAGCATGAAACAGGCAATCACAGAAGCCTCTGGCAAAAGTGACAACCTCGCTTCAACGGTCACAAAAACATGGCCACAAATCATTGAAAGCTTTCGAATTTCACTTCAAGAAGGTCGAAACCAGATTCTCGACATGACTTATCGGGATAACTACGAGCCCTGCCTCAATGAAGCTCTCCGGCTATTGAGGAGCAGAACAGCTCCAGCCGATGGACACGTCTTACTTCAACGAACACTTCAACGTTGGAAGGGGAAGCCATCTAGCAGAGCTGCATGCTGCCTGGCCTTACGAAACCTGATGGACCATGCGGTTAGTCGTCACAAAATGCCCGCGGGATGGCAAATCAGCCAAACCAGTATTCGGGAACTAAGAGGTCGACCAGCAGAGAAGAAAACGAAAGCGACACTGACTGATCAAGAAGCTCTCGATTTGATCGAAGCAGTTGGCTCTCGCAACGAAGGCTGGGGAAACGTGCTGAGGCTGATGGTGCTTTATGGCTTACGACCGATAGAGCTGCAGTATTTGGCACCTCGTCTGACGGATCAGGGGGATCTGGGTTTGTGGTGCAGCTACAGAAAAATTTCAGGCCCTAATCGCTGCGATCCTCGCTGGCTTCAGCCACTGCCACTAAGAGACAGCTTGGGTGAAACAGTCAATTGGAATCTCTGCCAAACACTGAATGCTGGACTTCTAGAACTACCCGCTGGACGTGATGGTGACTTCAGGAAACTGAACGGCAGATACGTTCTCAATCACCTGAATCGCCAGCCTGAGTGGAAACAGCTCAAGGACAAATACGAAGCCAGCGGAATGTGGCTACGCCCCTACTCATTCCGAGACGGATACAGCGTCCGTGCACATCGCCATGGCATTGAGACAGCTCAAATCTGCCGTGCAATGGGACATGGCCTCGCCGCACATAGCAGGGCCTATGAATCGGCTACAGATGCAACAACTAAAGATGCCTTTATTAGAGCTACCGCCAACTCGTAA
- a CDS encoding tyrosine-type recombinase/integrase — protein MDKAEALAYVSRLFDAAEAGAVLWGDALLIKRFISQCSRTGSKATQDGYRFEIREFTRWRDRNHPHLHLREINPAFCQDWVSQLREQVEDGLMKPRTFNRRIAAISSMYRWAAEPSRSAVTGVPRNPMPPRSLLQAEKTTKPLNEEQIGLLFAAITRAAHLDRNAVRDYTLIKGAYLLGCRVSEIAIVRWKDIEALNDGGQIHLFGKGSKRRTVRVSPATLELFEGLGRGADEEFFSQVQGEMGISRVKQSGMSAVNGGEPLDSMFTPIN, from the coding sequence ATGGATAAGGCTGAGGCATTGGCCTACGTCAGCCGTCTATTTGATGCCGCAGAAGCAGGCGCTGTCCTCTGGGGCGATGCGCTGTTGATCAAACGCTTCATCAGTCAGTGCAGCCGTACCGGCAGCAAGGCGACTCAAGATGGCTATCGCTTCGAGATTCGCGAGTTCACCCGCTGGCGTGATCGCAACCATCCACATCTGCATTTGCGGGAGATCAATCCTGCGTTCTGTCAGGACTGGGTGTCCCAGCTGCGGGAACAAGTCGAGGACGGCTTGATGAAGCCTCGAACTTTCAATCGCAGGATCGCTGCCATCAGTTCCATGTACCGATGGGCTGCTGAGCCAAGCCGTTCAGCGGTCACTGGTGTGCCGCGTAATCCGATGCCGCCACGATCCCTTCTCCAAGCGGAGAAAACCACAAAACCGCTGAATGAGGAGCAGATCGGTCTGTTGTTCGCAGCCATCACCAGGGCAGCTCATCTCGATCGCAATGCAGTCAGGGATTACACCTTGATCAAGGGCGCCTACTTGTTGGGTTGCAGAGTTTCAGAGATCGCGATTGTTCGCTGGAAAGATATTGAAGCTCTTAATGATGGAGGCCAAATTCACCTCTTCGGCAAGGGATCAAAGCGACGCACTGTCCGAGTATCTCCAGCAACGCTCGAACTCTTTGAGGGCCTAGGCCGTGGTGCTGATGAAGAGTTTTTTTCCCAAGTCCAAGGCGAGATGGGCATCTCACGCGTCAAGCAATCGGGGATGTCTGCCGTAAATGGGGGAGAGCCGCTGGATTCCATGTTCACCCCCATCAACTGA
- a CDS encoding transposase encodes MGRTQRKLPAGHAFHITLRCNSRQFLIAKGLRRDVLLAVLTKAKQKVPHKLYAVCLMANHLHLLIRPDDASQLPKLMHWVGWYSAMALNRLSGRCGHFWEARYYATAIAPKDHRRVLNTLRYIHANPKAAGVRKGFYDPYSNYGHYGRLECDGISEWHPSFLQLASSLKGCSRRYARFCQKYRHHAKGTPKCHWGSSMLKRLVEKGRSSQSRKNRVSPGQQKLPFAFDIRLNQIPEEWHQVAVRFRRANGIRDGDQILKLW; translated from the coding sequence ATGGGACGTACGCAACGCAAGCTTCCAGCAGGTCACGCCTTTCACATCACGCTCAGGTGCAATAGCCGACAGTTTCTAATTGCCAAAGGCTTGAGAAGGGATGTGCTTCTTGCTGTGCTCACTAAAGCCAAACAAAAAGTGCCACACAAGTTGTATGCGGTGTGCCTGATGGCTAATCACCTGCACTTGCTAATCAGACCTGACGATGCATCACAGCTGCCAAAGCTGATGCATTGGGTTGGCTGGTACTCAGCCATGGCACTGAATCGTCTTTCTGGACGTTGCGGGCATTTTTGGGAGGCAAGGTATTACGCCACTGCGATTGCTCCAAAAGATCACAGGAGAGTCCTGAATACCTTGCGGTATATCCACGCCAATCCCAAAGCAGCTGGAGTGCGAAAGGGTTTCTACGACCCCTATTCCAACTATGGGCATTACGGAAGGTTGGAATGTGATGGCATCAGCGAGTGGCACCCAAGCTTTCTGCAACTGGCATCAAGCCTGAAAGGTTGCTCCAGGCGATATGCGCGGTTCTGCCAGAAGTATCGCCATCACGCCAAAGGAACACCTAAGTGCCATTGGGGCTCAAGCATGCTGAAACGACTGGTTGAGAAAGGCAGAAGCAGTCAAAGCAGGAAGAACCGGGTCTCACCAGGTCAGCAGAAATTACCCTTTGCATTTGACATTCGTCTTAATCAAATTCCAGAAGAGTGGCATCAAGTCGCGGTGAGATTTAGAAGAGCAAATGGCATCCGTGATGGCGATCAAATCCTCAAGCTGTGGTGA
- a CDS encoding carbamoyl-phosphate synthase, giving the protein MLRRLSLGLLASAISVASLPAIAQEGSADDLGVMSISLKDVVKPTLGFQGALQGAGTPNQAGIGGFLPLSVGDNSVFFADVLLNANFADYGNDSSLINTTVAGTTISTSSRLGYRWLNSDRSWMYGLNAGYDSRPMATGDADTGVSVTDKSSVFFQQVAVNAEAVSDSWNFNAYALVPVGEKEAQLNSVYQGGSLNTYGLDVGYFITPVVNASVGYYYQNGDLGTADGSGVLGRLAYEMTSGVTAGVNISYDEAFDTRVSADIKVRFGGASTTTQRKEVQQLPVINALTSTPTNRDVKVHDCEIIFSFQDCINDGIN; this is encoded by the coding sequence ATGCTGCGTCGTCTCTCCCTAGGGCTGCTGGCTTCTGCCATCTCTGTTGCTTCCCTTCCTGCCATTGCGCAAGAGGGCAGTGCTGATGACCTTGGGGTGATGAGCATCAGCCTTAAGGATGTGGTCAAGCCAACCCTTGGTTTTCAAGGCGCACTGCAGGGTGCTGGAACACCGAATCAAGCAGGCATTGGCGGGTTCTTGCCACTGTCTGTTGGCGATAACAGTGTGTTCTTTGCTGATGTGCTGCTCAATGCCAACTTTGCTGATTACGGCAATGACAGCAGCCTCATCAACACCACTGTTGCTGGCACCACCATCAGCACCTCATCAAGGCTTGGTTATCGCTGGTTGAATAGCGATCGCAGCTGGATGTATGGGCTGAATGCTGGTTATGACAGCCGTCCGATGGCTACAGGTGATGCCGATACAGGGGTATCCGTCACAGATAAGAGCAGCGTCTTCTTCCAGCAGGTGGCAGTCAATGCAGAAGCGGTCTCTGATAGCTGGAATTTCAATGCCTATGCCTTGGTTCCTGTTGGTGAGAAAGAAGCTCAACTCAACAGCGTTTATCAAGGCGGTTCACTCAACACCTACGGGCTTGATGTTGGTTATTTCATCACTCCAGTGGTGAATGCGTCTGTTGGTTACTACTACCAAAATGGTGATTTAGGAACAGCTGATGGCTCTGGCGTACTCGGACGCTTGGCTTATGAAATGACCAGTGGAGTTACAGCAGGAGTCAATATCTCCTACGACGAAGCATTTGATACAAGAGTTTCAGCTGATATTAAAGTGCGCTTTGGCGGTGCAAGTACAACTACCCAGCGCAAAGAAGTTCAACAACTACCTGTAATCAACGCCTTAACGTCAACACCAACCAACAGGGATGTGAAAGTGCATGACTGTGAGATTATTTTTAGCTTCCAAGACTGTATTAATGATGGGATTAATTGA
- a CDS encoding DUF1651 domain-containing protein, with protein MSGFHPNWQSRQTALKWQQQPDYSRYKEKSGGEGWLVNRQEGTLIQIKPDAATQHAQFVLVSNYRLSARIGKPIRQQRMLRHLGIEMWINLQKIGWERCTLPN; from the coding sequence GTGAGTGGGTTTCACCCCAATTGGCAATCTCGCCAAACTGCTCTGAAATGGCAGCAACAGCCTGATTACTCCCGATATAAGGAGAAGTCCGGCGGTGAAGGCTGGCTGGTCAACAGGCAAGAAGGGACGCTCATCCAGATCAAACCCGATGCAGCAACGCAACATGCTCAGTTCGTTCTGGTGAGCAACTACCGCTTGTCAGCTCGCATTGGGAAACCCATCAGACAACAGCGGATGCTCAGACACCTGGGCATCGAGATGTGGATCAACCTGCAGAAAATTGGTTGGGAACGCTGCACGCTGCCTAACTAA
- the def gene encoding peptide deformylase — protein sequence MSIRSVLRLGDPSLRGRSAEIPDDWFGSQRLQTLIDDLFDTKSACSGAGIAAPQISEPWRVFVLGMEHNPRYPEAPPLPERIVINPVFKAIGEESTTFWEGCLSVPGMRGEVKRSKYIHLQYQDQEGFSHQEELEGFHARAVQHEVDHLDGVFFTDRLTSTVAFGFIDELQAHGLIP from the coding sequence ATGAGCATTCGAAGTGTCCTGCGACTTGGTGACCCGTCTTTACGAGGGCGCTCGGCGGAAATTCCTGATGATTGGTTCGGCAGTCAACGCTTGCAGACGCTGATAGACGACTTATTCGATACCAAATCAGCATGCTCTGGTGCAGGGATAGCCGCACCTCAGATCAGTGAGCCGTGGAGGGTTTTTGTACTCGGAATGGAGCACAACCCTCGTTATCCCGAGGCTCCACCATTACCTGAACGTATAGTGATCAATCCTGTATTTAAGGCAATTGGCGAAGAATCGACGACTTTCTGGGAGGGGTGTCTAAGTGTCCCTGGAATGCGTGGTGAGGTGAAAAGATCCAAATACATTCATTTGCAGTATCAAGACCAAGAAGGGTTTTCCCATCAGGAAGAATTGGAGGGGTTTCATGCACGAGCTGTTCAGCATGAAGTTGATCACTTAGATGGAGTATTTTTCACTGACCGCTTAACCAGCACAGTTGCCTTTGGCTTTATTGATGAGCTTCAGGCTCATGGGCTTATTCCTTGA
- a CDS encoding site-specific integrase, with product MGDVCRKWGRAAGFHVHPHQLRHSHATQAIRRGVDVFTLKVTLGHSSSATTGHYVAANPRDSSSLRLG from the coding sequence ATCGGGGATGTCTGCCGTAAATGGGGGAGAGCCGCTGGATTCCATGTTCACCCCCATCAACTGAGGCACAGTCATGCCACGCAGGCGATTCGCCGCGGGGTGGATGTGTTCACGCTGAAGGTAACGCTAGGCCACTCATCAAGTGCAACTACGGGGCATTACGTGGCTGCTAACCCCCGGGACAGCAGCTCGTTGAGACTGGGATAA
- a CDS encoding AAA family ATPase gives MTFNILQHLEKLEPDGGSNTPQGDHSFKCPSCGSSNFKVHIKNGKYAAFGCDCSKTEEGKRRIRHALSPSSHRSGANTPPSKPIRPKAKAHWDYNDIDGNALIRVNRSDDGNGRRRFSQSSRVNGKSVKELAAQVMPYRLKEALQALEDGAPFIAHAEGEGCVDAIWALGLPAITSLGGCNGFKAERDSGHIDPQRLVIVPDQDQCGLTYAKKVAEAHPGCKWLLPFPNSPHWEGSIPPDSGLDIADWLEQGATAADVMEGIQESCPFPSNEAIEKPCINHVGKVRSAAELLKNRKPTDWLIDQFAARGCMTLIGGATGTGKTTFLYAAAQAISTGSYFMNELTSKRGKVLVIQADESETNFSDKLDQMGISPKFEISFDPALWNLEQLTRIQKEKNYDAILADSLTTLLSGQGSRFNDAEFGLPCYGYNHWASEHNVWLGVASHLRKQFNGAGSPTVNDIYGAGTQTWAASDVWTLHKPERPAHDDHVVLHCVKARCCEQDTIWNLQGSKEDFSYIIMSAGKSSDLLPKQQQRYEQEAYQLLSQSNGKHWHSDDIAAAIGCNKEHSRRVMRGLRKQQRVERHQMESTGGRPRWMYFIPWPSP, from the coding sequence ATGACCTTCAATATCCTTCAACACCTGGAGAAGCTCGAACCTGATGGGGGTAGCAATACTCCCCAAGGTGATCACAGCTTTAAATGTCCCAGCTGCGGATCGTCCAACTTCAAAGTCCATATCAAAAACGGGAAATATGCCGCCTTTGGTTGTGATTGCAGCAAGACAGAGGAAGGGAAACGTCGGATTCGTCATGCACTCTCGCCCTCCAGTCATAGATCTGGAGCCAACACACCTCCCAGCAAACCGATCCGCCCCAAAGCCAAGGCTCACTGGGATTACAACGACATTGATGGCAACGCCCTCATCAGGGTGAATCGAAGCGATGACGGAAACGGCAGACGGAGGTTTTCGCAGTCATCGCGAGTGAATGGAAAATCCGTAAAAGAACTTGCAGCTCAAGTAATGCCATACCGCCTCAAAGAGGCACTTCAAGCATTGGAAGACGGTGCACCATTCATTGCACACGCAGAAGGTGAAGGATGCGTAGATGCCATATGGGCTCTTGGTTTACCTGCTATCACCAGCCTGGGTGGTTGCAATGGCTTCAAAGCTGAAAGAGATAGCGGACACATTGATCCACAACGGTTAGTCATCGTTCCTGACCAAGACCAATGCGGCCTCACATACGCCAAAAAAGTGGCTGAGGCACACCCCGGTTGTAAGTGGCTATTGCCATTCCCAAATTCTCCGCACTGGGAAGGATCCATACCCCCAGATAGCGGACTGGACATAGCGGATTGGCTGGAACAAGGCGCAACCGCAGCAGATGTGATGGAGGGAATCCAAGAAAGCTGCCCTTTCCCAAGCAATGAAGCAATAGAGAAACCCTGTATCAACCATGTAGGAAAAGTCCGATCAGCGGCGGAGCTTCTCAAAAACAGGAAACCCACTGATTGGTTAATTGATCAATTCGCAGCTCGTGGATGCATGACTCTTATCGGTGGTGCAACGGGTACTGGCAAAACGACATTTCTCTATGCAGCGGCGCAGGCCATCTCAACAGGCAGTTATTTCATGAATGAGTTAACTAGCAAGAGAGGCAAAGTCTTGGTAATTCAAGCTGATGAGTCTGAAACAAACTTCAGCGATAAGTTAGACCAAATGGGTATAAGTCCAAAATTTGAAATCAGCTTCGATCCAGCTTTATGGAACCTGGAACAACTCACAAGAATCCAGAAAGAGAAGAACTATGACGCGATCCTTGCAGACAGCCTGACAACACTCTTAAGCGGACAGGGCAGCAGATTTAATGATGCTGAGTTTGGTCTGCCTTGCTACGGGTACAACCACTGGGCCAGTGAGCACAATGTATGGCTTGGGGTTGCTAGTCACCTCAGGAAACAATTCAACGGGGCCGGTTCACCAACGGTGAATGACATCTATGGCGCTGGCACTCAAACATGGGCTGCATCAGATGTTTGGACACTCCACAAGCCCGAAAGGCCAGCGCATGACGATCATGTTGTCCTGCACTGCGTTAAAGCTCGCTGCTGCGAACAAGACACGATCTGGAATCTCCAGGGGAGCAAAGAAGACTTCAGTTACATCATTATGTCCGCCGGAAAAAGCAGTGACCTTTTGCCTAAGCAACAGCAAAGGTATGAACAGGAGGCTTACCAACTACTCAGCCAAAGCAATGGAAAGCATTGGCACTCTGACGATATAGCTGCGGCCATCGGTTGCAACAAGGAGCACAGCCGCAGAGTGATGAGAGGTCTCCGCAAACAGCAACGAGTTGAACGGCATCAAATGGAGTCAACCGGAGGAAGACCACGTTGGATGTATTTCATC
- a CDS encoding inverse autotransporter beta domain-containing protein, giving the protein MLRRISLGLLASAISLASLPAIAQEGSADDLGVMSISLKDVVKPTFGFQGALQGAGTPNQAGIGGFLPLSVGDNSVWFLDVLANANFADYENNSSIINTDVAGTTISTSSRLGYRWLNGDRSWMYGLNAGYDSRPMNTGGTDTGIIVSGTEESAFFQQVAVNAEAVSNGWNLNAYALIPVGDTEQDLNFFYQGGALNTYGLDVGYFITPELNASVGYYYQSGDLGSADGSGVLGRVAYAMTSGVTAGVNLSYDEAFDTRVSADLKVRFGGPSTTVQRKDVQEHPVINALTSTPSNRDVRVHDRVCSTGSTVPGCVDARTVCEELYSGEELVQCIKALPVSEGGECFEKAGNCLNPEEV; this is encoded by the coding sequence ATGCTGCGTCGTATCTCCCTGGGGCTTTTGGCTTCTGCCATCTCTCTTGCTTCCCTGCCTGCCATTGCGCAAGAGGGCAGTGCTGATGATCTTGGTGTGATGAGCATCAGCCTGAAGGATGTGGTCAAGCCCACCTTTGGGTTTCAAGGTGCATTGCAAGGAGCAGGAACACCGAATCAGGCGGGTATTGGCGGGTTCTTGCCACTGTCTGTTGGCGACAACAGCGTCTGGTTTCTTGATGTCCTCGCTAACGCTAATTTCGCTGATTACGAAAACAACAGCAGCATCATCAATACCGATGTGGCTGGTACAACGATCAGCACCTCATCACGGCTTGGTTATCGCTGGCTGAATGGTGACCGCTCTTGGATGTACGGGCTGAATGCTGGCTATGACAGCCGCCCGATGAATACAGGAGGAACCGATACCGGCATCATTGTCAGCGGCACAGAGGAGAGTGCGTTCTTCCAGCAGGTGGCAGTCAATGCAGAAGCGGTCTCCAATGGCTGGAACCTCAACGCTTATGCCTTAATTCCTGTTGGTGATACGGAGCAAGATCTCAACTTCTTTTACCAAGGCGGTGCACTTAACACCTACGGGCTTGATGTTGGTTATTTCATCACGCCTGAGCTGAATGCTTCTGTTGGTTACTACTACCAAAGCGGTGATCTTGGATCTGCTGATGGGTCTGGTGTGCTTGGAAGAGTTGCTTATGCAATGACCAGTGGAGTCACAGCAGGGGTCAATCTCTCCTACGACGAAGCATTCGATACAAGAGTTTCAGCTGATCTTAAAGTGCGCTTTGGTGGTCCGAGTACAACAGTGCAGCGCAAAGATGTTCAAGAACATCCTGTAATCAATGCCTTAACATCAACACCAAGCAACCGGGATGTGAGGGTGCACGATAGGGTGTGCAGCACTGGATCGACAGTTCCAGGCTGTGTAGATGCACGGACGGTGTGTGAGGAGCTATATAGTGGAGAAGAATTGGTTCAATGCATTAAGGCCCTTCCAGTTTCAGAAGGTGGGGAATGTTTTGAGAAGGCGGGGAACTGCTTAAATCCGGAGGAAGTGTGA